One Candidatus Omnitrophota bacterium DNA segment encodes these proteins:
- the ispD gene encoding 2-C-methyl-D-erythritol 4-phosphate cytidylyltransferase, which translates to MKPRKLLRRVAAIVPAAGASRRFGANKLWRPVAGAPLLVHALRVLQQHPSIRWIILPTRATDRRRVEVMLKRHGITKTTLCVGGASRAESVAKAFAEIPAAADWVLVHDGARPCLSRAVLTRSLKAAARNGAVACGLPASLTVKSVDRRGRVEQTLDRNRLWFVQTPQIIRRDWFAKALAETNGTLARYPDDVSIVEAAGFPVRMILGDPLNIKVTTKEDMVLAEAILRRWSSNLRHRSRRSG; encoded by the coding sequence ATGAAACCTCGTAAATTACTGAGAAGGGTGGCGGCGATTGTTCCGGCGGCGGGCGCGAGCCGGCGATTTGGCGCCAACAAACTGTGGAGGCCGGTGGCCGGCGCGCCATTGCTGGTGCATGCCCTTCGCGTGCTGCAGCAGCATCCGTCCATCCGGTGGATTATCCTGCCGACGCGCGCGACGGATCGACGGCGCGTCGAGGTCATGCTGAAGCGGCACGGCATCACGAAGACGACGTTGTGCGTCGGCGGGGCCTCACGGGCTGAATCGGTGGCCAAGGCGTTTGCGGAAATCCCCGCGGCGGCGGACTGGGTGTTGGTGCATGACGGGGCCCGGCCGTGCCTGAGTCGTGCCGTACTGACGCGTTCGTTAAAAGCCGCGGCACGCAACGGGGCCGTGGCATGTGGCCTGCCGGCGTCGCTGACGGTGAAATCGGTTGATCGGCGAGGCCGTGTCGAGCAGACGCTGGATCGCAACCGGCTCTGGTTTGTCCAAACGCCGCAGATCATCCGCCGGGATTGGTTCGCGAAAGCGCTGGCGGAAACCAATGGAACACTCGCGCGCTATCCGGACGACGTATCGATTGTCGAAGCCGCCGGCTTTCCCGTCCGCATGATCCTCGGCGATCCGCTGAATATCAAAGTGACGACCAAAGAAGATATGGTCCTTGCAGAGGCGATTCTTCGGCGTTGGTCATCGAACCTCAGACATCGGTCCCGACGATCAGGTTGA
- a CDS encoding PIN domain nuclease codes for MNLRFVRIGFIIISALLGSQIIRQSSAGFGILGALVGGVAGAALMGVEALIHRVGRVSVRGFSAAVFGLLFGILMAKLVADAVGLLPLEENTIGATRVVLTWMFCYLGMTMALRGRDEFNVIIPYVRLVRHDRGEESHVIDTSAIIDGRLLDVCKAKFLEGKLIIPSFVLKELQMVADSADPLKRSRGRRGLEVLKQLQALNTVDVRIHEEDFPAIRDTDEKLVKLAQVLGTRVITSDYNLNKVAELQHVSVLNVNELAQALRPIVLPGESLEIKPIKEGKEHHQAVAYLDDGTMVVVENGRALIGQPVRGVVTSVLQTAAGRMVFVRPENNQPKR; via the coding sequence ATGAATCTTCGATTTGTTCGCATCGGATTTATCATCATCAGCGCGTTACTCGGCTCGCAGATCATCCGCCAATCGTCGGCGGGCTTCGGGATCCTCGGCGCGCTGGTGGGCGGGGTGGCCGGCGCGGCGTTGATGGGGGTGGAAGCGCTCATCCACCGTGTCGGCCGGGTGTCCGTCCGCGGATTCTCTGCGGCGGTGTTCGGCTTGCTCTTCGGCATTCTGATGGCGAAGCTCGTCGCGGATGCGGTGGGATTGCTGCCGCTTGAGGAGAACACGATCGGCGCGACGCGCGTGGTGCTGACCTGGATGTTCTGCTATCTCGGCATGACGATGGCCCTGCGGGGCCGGGATGAGTTCAACGTCATTATCCCGTATGTGCGGCTCGTGCGGCATGACCGCGGCGAAGAATCGCATGTGATCGACACCAGCGCCATCATCGACGGTCGGCTGCTGGATGTGTGCAAGGCGAAGTTTCTCGAGGGGAAGCTCATCATCCCCTCGTTCGTCCTCAAAGAATTGCAGATGGTGGCCGACAGCGCCGATCCGCTGAAGCGCAGCCGAGGCCGCCGCGGGCTCGAAGTGCTCAAGCAGCTGCAAGCGCTCAACACCGTGGATGTGCGCATCCATGAAGAAGATTTTCCCGCCATCCGCGACACCGATGAGAAGCTGGTGAAGCTGGCCCAAGTGCTGGGCACGCGCGTCATCACGAGCGACTACAATCTCAATAAGGTGGCCGAGCTGCAGCACGTCAGCGTGCTGAATGTCAATGAGCTGGCCCAAGCCCTTCGACCGATCGTCCTGCCGGGCGAATCCTTGGAGATCAAGCCGATTAAAGAAGGCAAGGAGCATCACCAGGCCGTGGCGTATCTCGATGACGGCACGATGGTGGTGGTCGAAAACGGCCGCGCCCTCATCGGCCAGCCGGTGCGCGGTGTCGTGACCAGCGTGCTGCAGACGGCCGCCGGACGCATGGTGTTTGTCAGACCGGAGAACAATCAGCCGAAGCGCTGA